Proteins encoded by one window of Chanos chanos chromosome 7, fChaCha1.1, whole genome shotgun sequence:
- the LOC115817093 gene encoding NACHT, LRR and PYD domains-containing protein 12-like encodes MKYGSIHEGNPATNTNDECKLLNAIYTELYIVKGGTGGVCNEHEVIQAEAASRRHDEEEIPVKISDIFKNGPDQQNHIKKVLTLGIAGVGKTVSVHKFILDWVEGGSNQDIDFIFPIPFRSLNLMTKRDCSLMELLHRCFPDTACMKSLPLEKRRVMFIFDGLDESRLPLNFSENEIVSDIMEETSVDLLITNLIKGEMLSSALIWITSRPAAMDQIPREYIQQVTEVRGFTDIQKEEYFRKRISDQDQAKSIISHIKKSRSLHILCHIPVFCWISATVLKKMLGEYDNGDIPKTLTEMYIRFLLFQSKMMEKKYKEAESGILKLAELAFHQLEKGNLLFYEEDLSECGIDVRQASVYSGFCTQIFKEEEEVFSFVHLSVQECLAAVHVFLLFLESKSNPLLHSSAEKLQWLLRHNMCDLHKTAVKRALQSKTGHLDLFLRFLLGLSLESNQRNLKKLLPHVKIRPESVKETVEYIKRKLNEDISSERSINLLYCLSELKDDSLLSEIQNNLSSGCLSSEKLSSAQWSALVFVLLMSEETQEKFELKKYRGSEEGLKRLLPIVKNTRRALLAACKLSKNSCETIATFLQRENSLLKELDLGNNGLGDSGVKLLSDGLENSHCKLETLQLANCKLSKHSCETLASVLQSPNCTLRELDLSNNNLQDPGVKLLSAGLGNPHCKLETLKLPGCKLTEQACEAVASVLQSVNCPLRELDLSNNDLQDSGVKSLCVGLKKPHCKLEILRLALGNLSEQSCEAVASVLQSVNCPLRELDLSNNDLQDSGVKLLCMGLGNPHCKLEILRLSGCLVTEEGCSSLASALIANPSHLRELDLSYNHPGDSGMKLLSARLEDPHCQLDTLSVDYGGEFRIKRGLRKYVCELTLDPDTANRRLCLSEGDRKMTLMPEEQLYPDHPERFDSKLCYQALCRESLTGRCYWETEWSGYAAIGLTYKGIRRKEEGRACKLGLNENSWSLHCSDTSYTAWYHNQDTDIPDPSSSRRVGVYLDWRAGTLSFYSVSSDTHTLTHLHTFHSMFTEPLYPGIFILILIISLNAI; translated from the exons atgaaatatggctCGATTCATGAAGGAAACCCTGCGACAAACACGAATGATGAATGTAAGCTCCTAAATGCCATCTACACTGAGCTCTACATAGTGAagggaggaacaggaggagTTTGTAATGAACATGAGGTGATACAGGCTGAAGCAGCATCCAGGAGACATGACGAAGAGGAAATTCCAGTCAAGATCTCtgacatctttaaaaatggACCTGATCaacaaaatcacatcaaaaaAGTTTTGACACTTGGGATTGCCGGTGTGGGAAAAACCGTCTCAGTGCATAAGTTTATTCTAGACTGGGTTGAGGGTGGAAGCAACCAGGATATAGACTTTATTTTCCCTATTCCGTTCCGCAGTTTGAACTTGATGACAAAAAGAGACTGTAGTCTGATGGAACTGCTTCACCGATGTTTCCCAGACACAGCCTGTATGAAATCCCTCCCgttagagaagaggagagtCATGTTCATCTTCGATGGCCTCGACGAAAGCCGGCTTCCTTTGAACttctcagaaaatgaaatagtgAGTGACATTATGGAAGAAACCTCAGTGGATCTTCTGATCACAAACCTTATTAAGGGGGAAATGCTTTCTTCAGCTCTCAtttggataacctccagacctgCAGCAATGGACCAGATCCCTCGTGAATACATCCAGCAGGTAACAGAGGTGAGAGGgttcacagacatacaaaagGAGGAATACTTCAGGAAAAGAATCAGCGATCAGGACCAAGCCAAAAGTATCATCTCGCATATTAAGAAATCAAGAAGTCTTCACATCCTGTGTCACATACCGGTCTTCTGTTGGATCTCAGCCACTGTGCTCAAAAAGATGTTGGGTGAATATGACAATGGAGATATACCCAAAACTTTAACTGAAATGTACATACGTTTTCTACTCTTTCAATCAAAAATGAtggaaaagaaatataaagAGGCAGAATCAGGGATACTGAAGCTTGCTGAACTTGCATTTCATCAGCTGGAAAAGGGGAACCTGCTGTTTTATGAGGAGGACCTCAGtgagtgtggcattgatgtcagACAAGCTTCAGTCTATTCGGGATTTTGCACACAGATCtttaaagaggaggaggaagttttcagctttgtgcatctgagtgttcaagaatGTCTTGCTGCAGTTCATGTGTTCCTCTTATTCCTTGAAAGCAAGAGTAATCCACTGCTTCACAGTTCAGCAGAGAAACTGCAATGGCTGTTGAGGCACAACATGTGTGACCTCCACAAGACTGCAGTGAAAAGAGCGTTACAGAGTAAGACTGGtcacctggaccttttcctccgcttcctccTTGGCCTTTCACTGGAGTCTAATCAGAGGAACCTTAAGAAACTGCTACCACACGTGAAGATCAGACCAGAGAGTGTGAAGGAAACAGTAGAGTACATCAAGAGGAAACTCAATGAGGATATCTCATCAGAGAGGAGCATCAATCTTCTCTATTGTCTGAGTGAGCTGAAAGATGACTCACTCTTGTCAGAAATCCAGAATAATTTGAGCTCAGGATGTCTTTCATCAGAGAAACTCTCATCTGcccagtggtcagctctggtgTTTGTtctgctgatgtcagaggagactcAGGAAAAATTTGAACTTAAGAAATACAGAGGATCAGAAGAAGGTCTGAAGAGATTGTTACCCATAGTGAAAAACACCAGGCGGGCTTT ACTTGCTGCCTGTAAACTATCTAAGAATTCATGTGAAACTATAGCCACTTTTCTGCAACGAGAAAATTCACTTCTGAAAGAGTTGGACCTGGGAAACAATGGTCTTGgggactcaggagtgaagctgctgtcTGATGGTCTGGAaaattcacactgtaaactggagacactgca ATTGGCTAACTGTAAACTCTCCAAGCACTCATGTGAGACTTTAGCTTCAGTTCTACAGTCACCAAACTGcaccctgagagaactggacctgagtaacaacaACCTCCAGGAtccaggagtgaagctgctctctgctgggctggggaatccacactgtaaactggagacactaaa acttcctggttgtaaactcactgaacaggcctgtgaagctgtagcctcagttctacagtcagtaaactgtcccctgagagaactggacctgagtaacaatgaccttcaggattcaggagtgaagtcgctctgtgtgggactgaagaaaccacactgtaaactggagatactgag ACTTGCCCTTGGTAATCTctctgaacagtcctgtgaagctgtagcctcagttctacagtcagtaaactgtcccctgagagaactggacctgagtaacaatgaccttcaggattcaggagtgaagctgctctgtaTGGGTCTggggaatccacactgtaaattggagatactgag gCTGTCTggctgtttagtgacagaggaaggctgttcttctctggccTCTGCTCTGATtgcaaacccctcacacctgagagagctggatctgagctacaatcaccccgGAGACTCAGGaatgaagctgctctctgctagactggaggatccacactgtcaGCTGGACACACTCAG tgtgGACTACGGGGGAGAGTTCAGAATCAAACGAGGGTTACGtaaat atgtgtgtgaaCTAACTTTGGACCCAGACACAGCAAACAggcgtctctgtctgtctgagggggACAGAAAGATGACATTAATGCCCGAGGAACAGCTGTATCCTGATCACCCAGAGAGGTTTGACAGCAAACTGTGCTATCAGGCTCTGTGTAGAGAGAGCCTGACTGggcgctgttactgggagactgagtggagtggataTGCTGCAATAGGACTGACATACAAAGGAATCAGAAGGAAAGAAGAGGGTCGTGCCTGCAAGCTTGGACTCAATGAGAACTCCTGGAGTCTGCACTGCTCTGATACCAGCTACACCGCCTGGTACCATAACCAGGACACTGACATACCAGACCCATCAAGTTCCCGCAGAGtgggagtgtatctggactggcgGGCAGgcactctgtccttctacagcgtctcctctgacacacacacactcacacacttacacacattccactccATGTTCACTGAGCCCCTCTATCCAGG GatcttcatcctcatcctcatcatcagtCTCAACGCCATTTAG